DNA sequence from the Acidobacteriaceae bacterium genome:
TGAGAACGCTACGCTTCATTAGCCACTGCAAATAGCTTATCGTCACCCGCCTGCATGCTGCTCGTGATCGGCAGCGTGAACGAAACTTCGTAGTTCCCTCGCGCATTCGTCGCCGTATGCATGGAGCTGTCATCGCCATACATCTGCTCCAGCCGCTGACGAACATTCTGCAGCCCGACGCCACCCGTGCGCGCAAAGCCATCGAGAAGAACAGCCGCAGACTCTTCCGGCGGCTCGTTCTCGATCAGCACGGCCAGGTGGTCACCCTGCCGCTGTGTCTTTACCAGGACAAAGCCGCCGAGCGGCCGACGCGCAATTCCATGTCGCACAGCGTTCTCCACCAGCGGTTGCAAGATCAGTCGAGGAACCAGCACATCGGCGAGCTCAGGATCGATATCCCACCGAACAGCCAGTCGATCCCCGAAGCGAATCGCCTCGATCGCAAGATACTCCTCGGTAACGGCTAACTCATCTGCGAGCGGAATCTGGTGAATATCCGGGGCATCCAGCGTGCTGCGCAGCAGGTGCGCAAGCTTGCCGATCATCTCCGTCGCCGCATGCGGCTGATCGTTCAGCACAAGCGTAGAGATCGCGTTCATCGTGTTGAACAGGAAGTGCGGCTGTAACTGGTAACGCAGCGCGCGTAACTGTGCTTCCTTCGCCATAATCTCGGTCGCTATAAGTTGCCGGTGCTTCTCTTCGAGCGCGAGATAGTGCTTGATGCCGAAGTAGAACGCAACCCATGCCATCAACGCATACCATCCGCTTGGCGTAGCGGTGATGATGTCTACCCAGCGAAACGGCGGACGCACGTGGCTGAAATAGATGGCTGCAAGAAACGAGCTTGCGGCGCAGAGCATCCCTAGCGGAAACGCCGCGACCATACAGGCTAGGGCCGCGATCCTGATTCGCACCTTGTGTTGCCACATGAAGTGACACAGCCCGTACATCACGAAGCTGGAGAGGAAGCTGCTCAGCAAAAAGGCGCCGCGAAAGGCGTCGTAGTCAATGCGTTTCCACCAAGGCAAAGAGCAAAGGACGTTAATGCCGATGTACAGTCCCCACCCCATTAGTTGCAATGGCCAGAAGCGTAGATAGCGCAGGTTTGGATTCGTTGAATTCAATTGTTCTTATTGTAGGCACATTACATAGGCACTCTGCCTGTCTGTTCGGCGCATGAATTGCACGGTTCGGCGCAAGGAGTCGTTCTGCGATCTTTACAGTCGTGTTTCGAGATGTACGCTCATCTCCAAGCAACACAAGTTATCGACACATAGGTCACGCTCCGCACAGTTTCGCGATCCCGCTTCATAAGTGGGTGGTTCTAAGAAACAGGTCGAGTGACCCCTTGTAGCAGTTAGTTCGTGCAGGGCCGTCTCGCATATTTCATGCAGACTGCCATGTTTCGACGTACCGATTTGTAGCCACTCAGGAGTTTTGCGATGA
Encoded proteins:
- a CDS encoding histidine kinase is translated as MNSTNPNLRYLRFWPLQLMGWGLYIGINVLCSLPWWKRIDYDAFRGAFLLSSFLSSFVMYGLCHFMWQHKVRIRIAALACMVAAFPLGMLCAASSFLAAIYFSHVRPPFRWVDIITATPSGWYALMAWVAFYFGIKHYLALEEKHRQLIATEIMAKEAQLRALRYQLQPHFLFNTMNAISTLVLNDQPHAATEMIGKLAHLLRSTLDAPDIHQIPLADELAVTEEYLAIEAIRFGDRLAVRWDIDPELADVLVPRLILQPLVENAVRHGIARRPLGGFVLVKTQRQGDHLAVLIENEPPEESAAVLLDGFARTGGVGLQNVRQRLEQMYGDDSSMHTATNARGNYEVSFTLPITSSMQAGDDKLFAVANEA